One Photobacterium sp. TY1-4 genomic window carries:
- a CDS encoding polysaccharide lyase — translation MKYFGGVCLALSMLAGCSSVDRGDFGNFQRSLNDKSYGYTLVTDPLDPNNPRPVERFEVRSGDCSRDKDWDDCHHDRERSELSQRTSRVANGDEVWYAWEVYFPVDYQNLYPIKSGMGQFHQEKAPPVFMFQNQAYHKFTEQITKGGYHLDYQIGGQTDTMWELLKDEDLRGKWHRIEIHAKWSSDYDGIFYVWVNNELKVKFHGRTLENKRAYFKYGIYRTHVSRYKRYHNTDTVPTQVVYYRNVAAGDSRAEIQPEILQ, via the coding sequence ATGAAATATTTTGGTGGCGTATGTCTGGCGCTGAGCATGTTGGCAGGATGCTCGTCAGTTGATCGGGGTGACTTCGGCAATTTTCAGCGCTCGCTCAACGACAAGAGTTACGGTTATACCTTAGTTACTGATCCGTTGGATCCGAATAACCCGAGGCCGGTAGAGCGGTTTGAAGTGCGTAGCGGGGATTGTTCTCGTGATAAAGACTGGGATGATTGTCATCATGATCGGGAACGCAGTGAACTTAGCCAACGCACCAGTCGCGTTGCGAATGGTGATGAAGTTTGGTACGCCTGGGAGGTATATTTCCCCGTGGATTACCAAAATCTGTATCCCATCAAGAGCGGTATGGGGCAATTTCATCAGGAAAAAGCGCCGCCGGTCTTCATGTTTCAGAATCAGGCTTATCATAAATTCACAGAACAAATTACCAAGGGCGGCTATCACCTCGACTACCAAATCGGCGGGCAAACCGACACCATGTGGGAGCTGTTAAAAGACGAAGATCTGCGTGGGAAGTGGCATCGCATCGAAATTCATGCCAAGTGGTCCAGTGATTATGACGGCATTTTTTATGTTTGGGTGAATAATGAGCTGAAAGTCAAATTCCATGGCCGCACGTTGGAGAACAAGCGGGCTTATTTCAAATATGGAATTTATCGGACCCATGTTTCACGCTACAAGCGCTACCACAATACAGACACGGTACCGACGCAAGTGGTGTATTACCGCAATGTTGCAGCCGGTGATTCGAGAGCAGAAATCCAGCCGGAAATCTTGCAATAG
- a CDS encoding ASCH domain-containing protein, producing the protein MEVKAQQYLDSYLNTLSEADRQRHNSFSADYFCADEVNANLCAELVTSGAKTATCSMKYWYEDGGETMPQAGHLQVVTDWHGNPKAIIKITSICECRFADVGEDFARAEGEGDLSLAWWRKAHWDFFSAECDEVGIEPSEQMVLVLEHFQVVCS; encoded by the coding sequence ATGGAAGTAAAAGCGCAGCAGTATCTCGACAGCTACCTCAACACGCTGTCTGAAGCAGATCGGCAACGTCATAACTCGTTCAGTGCGGATTATTTCTGCGCGGATGAAGTCAATGCCAATCTCTGCGCCGAATTGGTCACCAGTGGTGCTAAAACCGCTACGTGCAGTATGAAGTATTGGTATGAGGACGGTGGCGAAACCATGCCGCAGGCCGGGCACCTCCAGGTGGTGACTGACTGGCACGGCAATCCGAAAGCAATTATTAAAATTACTTCCATCTGTGAATGCCGTTTTGCTGATGTTGGGGAAGACTTTGCCCGCGCCGAAGGGGAAGGCGATCTCAGTCTTGCATGGTGGCGTAAAGCCCATTGGGATTTTTTCTCGGCCGAATGTGATGAAGTCGGCATCGAACCCTCTGAGCAGATGGTTCTGGTGTTAGAACATTTCCAGGTGGTCTGTTCGTAA
- a CDS encoding glutathione S-transferase family protein, with amino-acid sequence MIKLHHLNQSRSKRIIWLLEALDLNYEIIPYQRDAETFLAPPELKAIHPLGKAPVIEDAGQVITESGAITEYLIDTYGADKLAPARGTRAYTEYLQWLHFAESSAILPLLLKMFVAKDGAKTNFLADYADAETMKVLNYFNDCLAGKSYLVEARLTGADVMMSFIVELVQMYGLGEQFPNIQHYGELLSAHPGYQRANALEQQYNAG; translated from the coding sequence ATGATCAAACTCCACCACCTCAATCAGTCACGCTCAAAACGCATCATCTGGCTTTTAGAAGCGTTGGACTTGAACTACGAGATTATCCCGTATCAGCGGGATGCCGAGACGTTCCTGGCGCCGCCGGAACTCAAAGCCATTCATCCATTGGGCAAGGCGCCGGTGATTGAAGATGCGGGGCAGGTGATCACCGAATCAGGCGCAATCACTGAGTACCTGATTGACACATACGGCGCGGACAAACTGGCCCCGGCGCGCGGCACCCGGGCCTATACCGAATATCTGCAATGGCTGCATTTCGCCGAAAGTTCGGCCATCCTGCCGTTATTGCTCAAGATGTTCGTGGCTAAAGATGGTGCAAAAACGAACTTCCTGGCCGATTATGCGGATGCAGAAACCATGAAGGTCCTGAACTATTTCAATGATTGCCTGGCCGGGAAGAGCTACCTGGTGGAAGCGCGCCTGACCGGGGCAGATGTCATGATGTCTTTCATTGTTGAGTTGGTGCAGATGTACGGCCTGGGCGAGCAGTTCCCGAATATTCAGCATTACGGCGAGCTGCTGAGCGCGCATCCGGGCTACCAGCGTGCCAATGCGTTGGAGCAGCAATACAACGCCGGGTAG
- a CDS encoding plasmid pRiA4b ORF-3 family protein: MYQKILRFRISLSGSEPEIWREIDVPDHYQFWELHVAIQDAMGWLDYHLFTFSPRKQGPTKGKPIGLPESEHDDSLIAAWDLPVKKYFTTLGNTIDYIYDFGDNWHHEVMLVGMFLAPMDSDYPQCLIGERACPPEDCGGMFGYQNLLEVLSDQEHEDYADMVEWLKGHAKNYWPYKPELFKCKKVKFADPYLRWCKAFNQPYEP; this comes from the coding sequence GTGTATCAAAAAATTCTTCGGTTCAGAATTTCATTATCGGGGAGTGAGCCTGAGATTTGGCGTGAGATAGATGTTCCCGACCATTATCAATTTTGGGAGCTACACGTCGCAATTCAAGATGCGATGGGTTGGTTAGATTACCATCTATTTACATTCTCACCGAGAAAGCAAGGGCCAACGAAAGGCAAGCCCATTGGTCTTCCTGAGTCAGAGCATGATGACAGCCTGATCGCTGCATGGGATTTGCCTGTCAAAAAATATTTTACCACGTTAGGAAATACGATTGATTATATCTATGACTTTGGTGACAACTGGCATCATGAAGTCATGCTGGTTGGGATGTTTTTAGCGCCAATGGACTCTGATTATCCTCAGTGTTTAATTGGCGAGAGAGCCTGTCCACCTGAAGATTGTGGCGGGATGTTCGGATATCAGAATCTGTTAGAAGTCCTCTCTGATCAAGAACATGAGGACTATGCTGATATGGTCGAGTGGCTGAAAGGTCATGCAAAAAATTATTGGCCGTATAAGCCGGAATTATTTAAATGCAAAAAGGTGAAGTTTGCCGATCCTTATTTACGTTGGTGTAAGGCGTTTAATCAGCCTTATGAACCATAA
- the pulA gene encoding pullulanase-type alpha-1,6-glucosidase, with the protein MKTNLTKLAVAVALASVGALAGCGDDATQNNADTSQPKVEMQTELSVQAMDGYLQKAQVWLDVNRNFALDAGEPQAVTGKQGKATLDLSEFNGDPAQYPLMTRVLKGQTIDEDNPGVAVTRDYLMMAPEGYQKISPVTTLIGLKMAEGATAEEALAAVRSELAQPDLLPEQDYIAEKNTLLADSARALAQLLPEQLGNNSVAEHLENLSQGAETLGQLIAEQRKNNQAPDLNGKTLRPGAGGKPVLATDSDGDGVADEIDAFPNDPLESADFDQDQIGDHADVDDDGDGWNDTDELRLGSDPYDVKSTPADLDGDRIADADDEDIDGDGWSNADEVRLGTDSQDPSVAPADLDGDRVADVEDTDVDGDGANNEQDRFPRDRFESQDTNGDGLGDFASSDDDGDGIPDSIDPEPKSPNNTTDTDEPAPQYTEAVIHYKRDDGNYEGWGLHIWNNASCDSIADSALEGMDWGTPFLASEISDEYGAVYRLPLKAEHASCLNFILHKGDTKALGGNDLQLDLTKGNQIYTFDGNSTLYYEPVTEVPVMLSGASAHWLGVNELSWHEQNGASRYELWANPQGNGDINQPAQFERLPLTQAGSTNHGDFLHLTGRTGFHLNVEAAQAKALLKQQLIAVALVENGKVLAATKVQIPGVVDALYTAGAQDADEARLGSWLENGQAQFALWAPTATAVELYLYGEDKTPLADTPLALIEDPTTGIWRYTGTADLKHVFYRYRIKAYHPKTAQVEWMSTTDPYSLSISTDSRYSQLVDLSDPATKPAGWDEQVIPTLTNPEDNIVYEVHIRDFSASDSKGTPAYDGKYLAFTEEDRDSVSHLKQLKAAGLTTVHLLPSYDLASIAEDEEKRVDLNDTVGKLCELNPKANLCQDGTPRTTTILALLEQTDPATDQAQALMADIRPLDSFNWGYDPFHYSAPEGSYAVASDGIARIKEYRQMIQKLHELGFRVVQDVVYNHTYSSGLYDKSVLDKTVPGYYHRLNAESGAVENSTCCDNTASENRMFEKLVADSVVMWAQDYKIDGFRFDLMGHLMKSSMEKVYAEVKAVDPDSWFYGEGWNFGEVVNGTRGENATQWPMAGTGIGTYNDRLRDGVRGGGPFDSGDALLQTPGFANAGDRFDAALMSRMDLIRYGMAGNLQSYPLVTYSGMTVSGRDFKYGDQGAAYTLDPQESINYVSKHDNQTLWDFNQYKAAADVSVEDRARMQIVGLAPVMLGQGIPFLHMGSELLRSKSMARDSYDSGDWVNRVDFSKQTNNWNVGLPRADKDQANWDAIKQIIANPNTMAGPQEITWTDARFKELLQIRSKTPLLKLNDEQAVLNRVRFHNTGPDAAPGMIVMSVDDGVNAGADLDANYQALVVAVNANLNAQSITIDGTSGFELHPVLANSDDSKIGQASFTEGTFTIPGLTAVVFVKPQAGEQGEGLGGNLAPVVPAPYGSEVVYVRGSFNSWSADEAMQYIGDGKYKLERYFEPGVYTFKIASENWSSVNLGYAQLTAGDSSVSFEVDGENVKVTVTEQGVWVFELDASETSQPALTVKSTGQDYACYGGDDPACDLRIYQVMVESFVDGDSQADYTDGYGSSHHRGDLQGIINSLDYIRSLNVNAIWLTPVFDSCAGVGGNLKLDATGYFACDYFNVDPNFGTKAQLKTLIDQAHAKGMYVLLDGVFGHTNVTGVKPSPTGKQPTLKAGADGYPGQLVVYPDSNSVEFFQEVAIYWIKEFGIDGWRLDQAYQLPLAQWREIRSAVDAAAAENKAAGKTWGTLGYMVGETWDGAEAITRTTYGTDEAPGLSSAFHFPLRYGLVQALAVEESGASGDATKLNAFWNAMSNYPYHAMPNLMLGNHDLVRFGDLIQRGNKGEYFQRHKAAFSFMAAWSGPITFYYGDEIGDEVPDFAAKVTENCANLGLCDDHVARSSAKVDGVTDITLSAEQAELKQWLAQLMAVRAEHPALYKGERRNLAQSEVLYADLKTFGEQQVVYVLNVSTEPQTLNLEMSKVKPATELVDLMSGEVITVQTPETAITVPALTGRLLEVK; encoded by the coding sequence ATGAAGACAAATCTAACCAAGCTGGCGGTTGCGGTTGCGTTGGCGTCGGTGGGGGCACTGGCGGGATGCGGTGATGATGCGACGCAGAACAATGCTGATACTTCGCAACCGAAGGTCGAGATGCAAACCGAACTCAGTGTTCAGGCGATGGACGGGTATCTGCAAAAGGCGCAGGTATGGCTGGATGTGAATCGTAACTTCGCTCTGGATGCCGGGGAGCCGCAGGCGGTGACGGGGAAGCAGGGTAAAGCGACGCTCGATCTGAGCGAGTTTAACGGCGATCCGGCGCAGTATCCGCTGATGACCCGGGTGCTGAAAGGTCAGACGATTGATGAAGATAATCCGGGTGTTGCTGTGACCCGGGACTATCTGATGATGGCGCCCGAGGGCTATCAGAAAATCAGTCCGGTGACGACGCTGATAGGCCTGAAAATGGCTGAGGGTGCAACAGCAGAAGAAGCCTTGGCTGCCGTGCGCAGTGAGCTGGCGCAGCCGGATCTCTTGCCTGAGCAAGACTATATCGCAGAGAAAAATACCCTGTTGGCGGACTCGGCTCGGGCTTTGGCGCAGTTGCTGCCGGAGCAGTTGGGGAATAACAGCGTTGCCGAGCATCTGGAGAATCTGTCTCAGGGGGCGGAAACTTTGGGGCAACTCATTGCTGAGCAGCGCAAGAACAATCAAGCACCGGACCTGAACGGAAAAACCCTTCGTCCGGGTGCCGGTGGCAAACCGGTGCTGGCGACCGATAGTGATGGTGACGGTGTTGCCGATGAGATTGATGCATTCCCGAATGATCCGTTGGAAAGTGCGGATTTCGACCAGGATCAGATTGGTGATCACGCGGATGTAGATGATGACGGCGATGGCTGGAATGATACAGATGAGCTGCGCCTCGGCAGCGATCCGTATGATGTCAAGTCTACTCCGGCGGATCTGGACGGCGATAGGATCGCGGACGCCGATGACGAAGATATTGACGGCGATGGCTGGTCGAACGCTGATGAAGTGCGACTCGGCACCGATAGCCAGGATCCATCCGTAGCACCGGCAGATCTGGACGGAGATAGGGTGGCTGACGTCGAGGACACTGATGTTGACGGTGACGGGGCGAATAACGAACAAGATCGGTTCCCGCGTGATCGCTTTGAAAGCCAGGATACCAATGGCGACGGTCTGGGGGATTTTGCCTCCAGTGATGATGATGGCGACGGTATCCCGGACAGTATCGATCCGGAGCCGAAAAGCCCGAACAATACCACTGATACCGATGAGCCGGCCCCGCAATACACCGAAGCGGTGATCCACTACAAGCGGGATGACGGTAACTACGAAGGCTGGGGACTCCATATCTGGAACAACGCCAGCTGTGACAGTATTGCTGACAGTGCTCTGGAAGGGATGGATTGGGGCACGCCTTTCCTCGCCTCTGAAATCAGCGATGAATACGGCGCCGTCTATCGCCTGCCGCTTAAAGCGGAACATGCCAGCTGCCTGAACTTTATTCTCCACAAAGGGGATACCAAAGCACTGGGTGGCAACGATTTGCAGTTGGATCTCACCAAAGGGAACCAAATATATACCTTTGATGGCAACAGCACCCTGTATTACGAGCCAGTGACGGAAGTGCCGGTGATGCTCTCGGGTGCATCCGCGCACTGGCTGGGCGTCAATGAGCTGTCCTGGCATGAACAAAATGGTGCATCGCGTTATGAGCTGTGGGCGAACCCGCAAGGCAATGGCGATATCAATCAGCCAGCGCAGTTTGAGCGGCTACCGCTGACACAAGCCGGTAGCACCAACCATGGCGACTTCCTGCACCTGACTGGCCGCACCGGGTTTCACCTGAACGTGGAAGCAGCACAGGCCAAAGCCCTGCTGAAACAGCAGCTGATTGCCGTGGCGCTGGTTGAGAACGGCAAAGTCCTGGCGGCGACCAAAGTGCAGATCCCGGGTGTGGTGGATGCGCTGTATACCGCAGGTGCACAGGATGCTGATGAAGCGCGGCTTGGTTCGTGGCTGGAGAATGGCCAGGCCCAGTTTGCCTTGTGGGCACCGACCGCAACCGCAGTCGAGTTGTATCTCTACGGCGAAGACAAGACCCCGCTGGCGGACACGCCGCTGGCGCTGATTGAAGATCCGACGACCGGGATCTGGCGCTATACCGGCACTGCGGATCTCAAACATGTGTTCTATCGTTACCGGATCAAAGCCTATCATCCGAAAACCGCTCAGGTGGAGTGGATGAGCACTACCGATCCGTATTCGTTGTCAATTAGCACCGATAGCCGTTACTCGCAGCTGGTGGATCTGTCCGATCCGGCCACCAAACCGGCGGGATGGGATGAACAAGTGATCCCGACCCTGACCAACCCGGAAGATAATATTGTCTATGAAGTCCACATTCGCGATTTCAGTGCCAGTGACAGTAAAGGGACCCCGGCATATGACGGCAAATACCTGGCGTTTACTGAAGAAGATCGCGACAGCGTCAGCCATTTGAAGCAATTGAAAGCAGCCGGGCTGACCACGGTCCATCTGTTGCCGAGTTACGATCTGGCCTCGATTGCCGAAGATGAAGAAAAACGAGTCGATCTGAACGATACGGTCGGCAAACTGTGTGAATTGAACCCAAAAGCCAACTTGTGTCAGGACGGTACGCCGCGCACCACCACCATTCTGGCGCTGCTGGAGCAGACCGATCCGGCAACAGATCAAGCGCAGGCGCTGATGGCGGATATCCGTCCGCTTGACAGCTTCAACTGGGGTTATGATCCGTTCCATTACAGCGCGCCGGAAGGCAGCTATGCGGTCGCCAGTGATGGTATTGCCCGGATTAAAGAATATCGTCAGATGATCCAGAAACTGCATGAACTGGGCTTCCGGGTGGTGCAGGATGTGGTCTATAACCATACCTATTCTTCGGGTCTGTATGACAAGTCGGTGCTGGATAAAACCGTTCCCGGTTATTACCACCGCCTGAATGCGGAAAGCGGCGCGGTTGAGAATTCTACCTGTTGTGACAACACCGCTTCTGAGAACCGGATGTTCGAAAAACTGGTCGCAGATAGTGTGGTGATGTGGGCTCAGGACTACAAGATCGATGGCTTCCGTTTCGATTTGATGGGTCACTTGATGAAATCCAGCATGGAGAAAGTCTATGCCGAGGTGAAAGCGGTCGATCCGGACAGTTGGTTCTACGGCGAAGGCTGGAACTTCGGGGAAGTCGTGAACGGCACCCGGGGTGAGAATGCCACTCAGTGGCCGATGGCCGGCACCGGGATCGGCACCTACAATGACCGTTTGCGTGACGGCGTGCGCGGCGGCGGTCCTTTCGACAGCGGTGATGCACTGCTGCAGACCCCGGGCTTTGCCAATGCCGGTGATCGATTCGATGCGGCGCTGATGTCGCGGATGGATCTGATCCGTTACGGCATGGCGGGGAACCTGCAATCTTACCCGCTGGTGACCTACAGTGGCATGACGGTTTCTGGTCGCGACTTCAAGTACGGCGATCAGGGCGCGGCCTATACCCTGGATCCGCAAGAGTCGATCAACTATGTGTCCAAGCACGATAACCAGACTCTGTGGGACTTCAACCAGTATAAAGCGGCGGCGGATGTCTCGGTCGAAGATCGGGCGCGGATGCAGATTGTCGGCCTGGCGCCGGTGATGCTGGGACAGGGGATCCCGTTCCTGCATATGGGCTCAGAGCTGTTGCGCTCTAAATCCATGGCGCGGGATAGCTATGATTCCGGCGACTGGGTGAACCGGGTTGATTTCAGCAAGCAAACCAACAACTGGAATGTCGGGCTGCCGCGGGCGGATAAAGACCAGGCCAACTGGGATGCAATCAAGCAGATCATTGCTAACCCGAACACTATGGCAGGGCCGCAGGAAATCACCTGGACCGATGCCCGGTTCAAGGAGTTGCTGCAGATTCGCTCAAAGACGCCATTGCTGAAATTGAACGATGAACAGGCAGTTCTGAATCGAGTCCGCTTCCACAATACCGGCCCGGACGCCGCGCCGGGAATGATTGTGATGAGTGTGGATGACGGCGTGAACGCCGGCGCTGATCTCGATGCCAATTACCAGGCGCTGGTGGTGGCGGTCAATGCCAACCTGAATGCTCAGTCGATCACCATTGACGGGACCAGCGGCTTTGAGCTGCATCCGGTTCTGGCAAACTCGGACGACAGCAAAATCGGTCAAGCCAGCTTTACCGAGGGCACGTTTACCATTCCTGGTCTGACTGCCGTGGTGTTCGTGAAGCCGCAGGCGGGCGAGCAAGGCGAAGGGTTGGGCGGCAACCTGGCACCGGTGGTGCCTGCGCCGTACGGCAGCGAAGTGGTTTATGTGCGTGGCAGCTTTAATAGCTGGTCCGCCGATGAAGCCATGCAGTACATCGGCGACGGTAAATACAAGCTGGAGCGTTATTTCGAGCCGGGCGTGTATACGTTCAAGATTGCCAGCGAAAACTGGAGTTCCGTGAACCTGGGTTATGCGCAGCTGACGGCAGGCGATAGTTCGGTGAGTTTCGAGGTTGATGGCGAGAACGTCAAAGTGACGGTTACCGAGCAGGGTGTCTGGGTGTTTGAGCTGGATGCCAGCGAGACATCTCAGCCGGCACTGACGGTGAAATCTACCGGGCAGGACTATGCCTGTTACGGCGGTGACGATCCGGCCTGTGATTTGCGGATCTATCAGGTCATGGTGGAATCCTTTGTCGACGGTGACTCCCAAGCCGATTATACCGACGGTTACGGCTCATCCCACCACCGTGGTGACCTGCAGGGGATTATCAATAGCCTGGATTACATCCGGAGCCTGAATGTCAATGCGATCTGGCTGACGCCGGTGTTTGACTCCTGTGCCGGTGTAGGCGGCAATCTCAAGTTGGATGCAACCGGCTATTTTGCCTGCGACTACTTCAATGTTGATCCGAACTTCGGGACGAAGGCGCAGCTGAAAACCCTGATTGATCAGGCGCACGCCAAAGGGATGTACGTGTTGCTCGACGGGGTATTCGGCCACACTAACGTCACCGGTGTGAAACCGTCACCGACAGGAAAACAGCCGACGCTGAAAGCCGGTGCAGATGGTTATCCGGGCCAGTTGGTGGTCTATCCGGACAGCAATAGTGTTGAGTTCTTCCAGGAAGTCGCAATTTACTGGATCAAAGAATTCGGCATTGACGGTTGGCGCCTGGATCAGGCCTACCAGCTGCCGTTGGCGCAGTGGCGCGAGATCCGCTCGGCGGTCGACGCGGCCGCTGCGGAGAACAAAGCGGCCGGAAAAACCTGGGGCACTTTGGGCTATATGGTCGGGGAAACTTGGGATGGTGCGGAAGCCATTACCCGGACCACATACGGGACGGATGAAGCGCCGGGCCTGTCGTCTGCCTTCCATTTCCCGCTGCGTTATGGTCTGGTGCAGGCGCTGGCGGTTGAGGAATCCGGCGCGTCCGGGGATGCGACCAAGCTGAATGCGTTCTGGAATGCGATGTCGAATTACCCGTACCATGCAATGCCGAACCTGATGCTGGGCAACCATGACCTGGTTCGCTTCGGAGATCTGATCCAGCGGGGCAACAAAGGCGAGTACTTCCAGCGTCACAAGGCCGCGTTCAGCTTTATGGCTGCCTGGTCCGGTCCGATCACTTTCTACTATGGTGATGAGATTGGTGATGAAGTGCCGGACTTTGCCGCCAAAGTGACCGAGAACTGTGCCAACCTGGGACTGTGCGATGACCATGTCGCGCGCTCCAGTGCCAAAGTCGACGGCGTTACGGACATTACGCTGAGCGCTGAGCAGGCTGAGCTGAAACAGTGGCTGGCACAACTGATGGCTGTTCGCGCAGAGCATCCGGCGCTGTACAAAGGTGAGCGCCGGAATCTGGCGCAATCCGAAGTACTGTATGCCGATCTGAAAACCTTCGGGGAGCAGCAAGTGGTCTATGTGCTGAACGTCTCGACTGAGCCGCAGACCCTGAACCTAGAGATGAGCAAGGTGAAACCGGCCACGGAGCTAGTGGATCTGATGAGCGGTGAGGTGATTACGGTGCAAACTCCGGAAACGGCGATCACCGTCCCGGCTCTGACCGGAAGGCTGCTTGAAGTGAAATAA
- a CDS encoding Crp/Fnr family transcriptional regulator — MDTLTHQLIERSFIFSGVSVETKVSLCKGMQVVNFKQGKHLFHEGSDAKRFYIIQSGEVTLYRLSPEGDEKVFQLLGTGDALAEAVMFMRPSVYPLNAKAKHDCVMLSFSREVLLQFCTQNSDFAFQLLSAMASKLSQAVNRVDQLTLKGGNQRLVSYLLELYQEQKTDWLHLPVAHHILAGQLNIAPETLSRLFKKLKQEEVISGKGNIVVLLDIDRMCELVNLPNPFRGPEQPHGQVFSGCCNLTGRWI; from the coding sequence ATGGATACACTGACGCATCAGCTGATTGAACGATCGTTTATTTTTTCCGGGGTGAGTGTTGAAACAAAAGTGTCGCTGTGTAAAGGCATGCAAGTGGTCAACTTCAAGCAGGGCAAGCACTTGTTTCATGAAGGCAGTGATGCCAAACGCTTTTATATTATTCAGTCGGGTGAAGTGACTTTGTATCGTTTATCTCCGGAAGGTGATGAAAAGGTATTTCAGCTTTTAGGCACAGGTGATGCACTGGCAGAAGCGGTGATGTTTATGCGGCCCAGCGTGTATCCATTGAATGCAAAAGCTAAGCATGATTGTGTGATGTTGTCATTTTCCCGGGAAGTTTTATTGCAATTTTGCACTCAAAATTCTGATTTTGCTTTTCAGTTATTAAGCGCGATGGCATCGAAGTTGAGCCAGGCGGTGAATCGGGTGGATCAACTGACGTTAAAAGGCGGCAACCAAAGATTAGTTTCCTATTTGCTCGAGCTTTACCAGGAGCAAAAAACGGATTGGTTACATTTACCCGTCGCACATCATATTCTGGCGGGTCAGCTCAATATTGCGCCAGAAACATTATCGCGCTTATTTAAGAAATTAAAGCAGGAAGAAGTGATCAGCGGAAAAGGAAATATCGTCGTTTTATTGGATATTGATCGAATGTGCGAGTTGGTGAACCTGCCGAATCCATTCCGGGGACCGGAACAGCCGCATGGTCAGGTTTTTAGTGGCTGTTGTAATTTAACTGGCCGCTGGATTTAA
- a CDS encoding CopD family copper resistance protein yields MSLHLLCASIFIGIVAFEVLILEGIRPYLPTKSMSLVEQGIHLRGRKIMPFVIATLFITGAMMGYQHFSPLPSPFATSFSTLLTIKITLALSVLVHFILAMKYSICGNMTSKRFKYTHLSVFVHMLGIIILAKGMYYIQW; encoded by the coding sequence GTGAGTTTACACCTACTTTGCGCTTCCATTTTTATCGGCATTGTCGCATTTGAAGTCCTGATCCTGGAAGGCATTCGGCCTTACCTTCCGACCAAAAGTATGTCGCTGGTCGAACAAGGGATTCATTTACGTGGCCGAAAGATCATGCCCTTTGTGATTGCTACGCTGTTTATCACCGGAGCAATGATGGGATACCAGCACTTCAGTCCGCTTCCTTCCCCCTTCGCGACTTCCTTTTCTACCTTGCTGACAATCAAAATCACACTCGCCCTGAGTGTGCTGGTTCATTTCATACTCGCCATGAAATACTCGATCTGCGGCAATATGACGTCAAAACGCTTCAAATATACCCACCTCAGCGTGTTTGTGCACATGTTGGGCATTATTATTCTGGCCAAGGGCATGTACTACATCCAATGGTAA